One genomic segment of Spartinivicinus poritis includes these proteins:
- the dhbC gene encoding isochorismate synthase DhbC, translating to MKINYSELIPTGSELISHYDPNDFSFFFGSPKHALLARGVQLMSASTKADSGLPEAIQAMQAKAREKGYFNPIVVGAIPFDTQQNAQLVIPEYLERTRHVKYAIPNKPTHNHAHQATTITQIPAAAEYKAGVAQALKQFRSSELSKVVLSRSLQVTTPAVINAQQLLAQLAADNTTGYTFAVNLPTTSDRQPFYGRMLLGASPELLVSRSGTMVQSNPLAGSIPRSSHPKEDQQRAAGLLESAKDLYEHAVVVDAVAAALRPYCKILDVPAKPSVISTATMWHLSTFIQGELLDPATSSLTLAHALHPTPAVCGYPPIMAKKAIKEIESFDRGFFTGMLGWCDSHGDGEWIVTIRCAEVAGNEMTLFAGAGIVEGSCPESEWNETGAKFRTMLNAIGIAPLSEVNKAEAK from the coding sequence ATGAAAATCAACTACTCAGAGTTGATTCCAACAGGCTCTGAATTGATCAGTCATTATGATCCAAATGACTTTTCCTTTTTCTTTGGGTCACCGAAACATGCATTACTGGCCCGAGGTGTACAACTAATGTCAGCTTCTACAAAGGCTGATAGCGGTTTACCTGAAGCTATTCAGGCAATGCAGGCTAAAGCTAGAGAAAAAGGCTACTTTAACCCAATAGTTGTAGGTGCAATACCTTTTGATACACAGCAAAATGCACAACTGGTGATACCAGAATACTTGGAAAGAACCAGGCATGTAAAATATGCTATACCCAATAAGCCTACTCATAATCATGCTCATCAAGCGACAACTATTACCCAAATACCAGCAGCAGCAGAGTATAAAGCAGGTGTCGCTCAGGCATTGAAGCAGTTTCGAAGCTCTGAGTTAAGTAAAGTGGTCTTATCTCGCTCGCTACAAGTTACGACACCGGCTGTTATCAATGCACAACAGCTGTTAGCCCAGCTTGCAGCTGACAATACGACGGGTTATACCTTTGCGGTTAACTTGCCTACAACCAGTGATAGGCAGCCCTTTTATGGACGTATGTTGTTAGGTGCTAGTCCTGAGTTATTGGTATCTCGTTCAGGTACGATGGTCCAGTCTAATCCTTTGGCAGGCTCGATTCCTCGTAGTAGTCATCCAAAAGAAGATCAACAGCGAGCAGCTGGTTTGTTGGAATCAGCAAAAGACCTGTATGAGCACGCTGTGGTGGTTGACGCGGTGGCTGCTGCATTACGGCCTTATTGCAAAATACTGGATGTGCCGGCTAAACCCTCTGTTATCAGTACGGCAACAATGTGGCACCTTTCTACTTTTATTCAAGGAGAATTGCTTGATCCTGCTACGTCTTCGCTAACATTAGCCCATGCATTACATCCGACACCTGCTGTATGTGGTTACCCACCAATAATGGCTAAAAAGGCAATAAAAGAGATTGAGTCATTTGATCGGGGCTTTTTTACGGGAATGTTGGGTTGGTGTGATAGTCATGGTGATGGTGAATGGATTGTAACGATTCGCTGCGCAGAAGTTGCTGGTAACGAAATGACGCTATTTGCTGGTGCAGGTATAGTTGAAGGGTCTTGCCCTGAAAGTGAGTGGAATGAAACAGGAGCAAAGTTCCGCACCATGTTAAATGCTATTGGCATTGCACCGCTCTCAGAAGTAAATAAAGCAGAAGCCAAGTAG